The following coding sequences are from one Pocillopora verrucosa isolate sample1 chromosome 5, ASM3666991v2, whole genome shotgun sequence window:
- the LOC131772409 gene encoding diacylglycerol kinase theta isoform X1, translating to MAVDQAHEVFLDRWCVMFDSADTNVPDTMSNDSALGSMGGREDDPSIFTMNNYFGIGIGAELCLDFHLQREEAPDKFHSRLHNKGVYFKAGIKKMVKGYSRTFTQEVEIELGSRQRCMGTRQRRWSFPSLSL from the exons ATGGCCGTTGATCAGGCACACGAAGTGTTTCTTGATAGATGGTgtgtcatgtttgattcagcggaCACTAATGTTCCAGATACAATGTCAAACGACAGCGCGCTTGGCTCGATGGGAGGAAGAGAAGACGATCCTAGTATTTTTACCATGAATAATTACTTTGGCATCGGAATTGGAGCTGAGCTTTGTTtagattttcatcttcagagGGAGGAAGCACCTGATAAATTCCATAGCAG gcttcATAACAAAGGAGTTTACTTTAAAGCAGgtataaagaaaatggtcaaaggCTACTCGCGGACATTTACTCAAGAGGTCGAAATAGAG TTGGGGAGCAGGCAGAGATGCATGGGGACCAGACAAAGAAGAT GGTCATTCCCCAGCTTGTCACTGTGA
- the LOC131772409 gene encoding diacylglycerol kinase theta isoform X2 — protein MAVDQAHEVFLDRWCVMFDSADTNVPDTMSNDSALGSMGGREDDPSIFTMNNYFGIGIGAELCLDFHLQREEAPDKFHSRLHNKGVYFKAGIKKMVKGYSRTFTQEVEIEIDGKKLDLPTLEGIVILNIGR, from the exons ATGGCCGTTGATCAGGCACACGAAGTGTTTCTTGATAGATGGTgtgtcatgtttgattcagcggaCACTAATGTTCCAGATACAATGTCAAACGACAGCGCGCTTGGCTCGATGGGAGGAAGAGAAGACGATCCTAGTATTTTTACCATGAATAATTACTTTGGCATCGGAATTGGAGCTGAGCTTTGTTtagattttcatcttcagagGGAGGAAGCACCTGATAAATTCCATAGCAG gcttcATAACAAAGGAGTTTACTTTAAAGCAGgtataaagaaaatggtcaaaggCTACTCGCGGACATTTACTCAAGAGGTCGAAATAGAG ATTGATGGCAAAAAACTTGACTTACCAACACTAGAAGGAATTGTAATTCTGAACATAGGCAGGTAA
- the LOC136280906 gene encoding G-protein coupled receptor GRL101-like codes for MAELPKGFFKHLTHIIRVTLDTNLMCCHLDLFRQDADCEYSFNDNFASCHSMFRHHAPRRTLWIVGLLSFLGSLFVVGWQYFYPDNNVVQSIMLVNLGVSDGIMGIYLIIIGIKDLQWSGEYYLHDYEWRTGWFCHFNGAMSVFSSEVSVMMISLIALDRLKNIVFPYTFAKITPRQTRIMCVVIWLVGGVMAFLPLSGMHYFSERYYGNNVVCLPLQLSPELQEGWEYSTSIFIVLNFSLFIFIMVAYVAILWKSWSSSRRLGAHGTVREIRARAQSAQAKRERALAKRVFFIILTDFLCWMPIITIGIRSHVEKTFDPPGDLAVWIAVFALPINSAINPLLYTLSTPQVTCFFFVSLE; via the exons atggccgagctccccaaaggctttttcaagcatttgacGCACATCATCAGAGT AACTTtggacaccaacctgatgtgcTGCCATCTCGATCTTTTCAGGCAGGATGCTGATTGCGAATACTCCTTCAATGACAATTTCGCAAGCTGCCACTCCATGTTCCGCCACCATGCTCCAAGGAGAACTCTTTGGATTGTCGGTCTTCTCTCGTTTCTAGGGTCTTTATTCGTAGTTGGGTGGCAGTATTTCTACCCTGATAACAATGTGGTCCAGTCTATCATGTTGGTGAATCTGGGTGTATCTGACGGCATCATGGGGATATACCTTATCATTATTGGCATAAAAGACCTGCAATGGTCAGGGGAATACTACCTGCATGACTATGAGTGGCGCACCGGttggttttgccatttcaatggtgccatgtctgtcttttcaagtgaagtgtcagtgatgatgatttctctgatCGCATTGGACAGACTCAAGAACATCGTGTTTCCTTacacctttgcaaaaattaccccAAGGCAGACCCGTATAATGTGCGTGGTTATCTGGCTGGTGGGAGGCGTTATGGCATTCCTTCCCTTGTCCGGAATGCACTATTTCAGTGAGAGGTATTATGGCAATAATGTAGTGTGCCTGCCCCTGCAGCTTTCCCCTGAATTGCAAGAAGGCTGGGAATATTCCACTTCCATCtttatcgttttgaatttttccctattcatcttcatcatgGTTGCTTATGTTGCCATCTTGTGGAAATCATGGTCGTCAAGCAGACGGCTTGGTGCACATGGAACTGTTCGTGAAATACGAGCACGAGCACAAAGTGCAcaagctaaaagagaaagagcacttgccaagagagtcttcttcattattctgaccgatttcttgtgttggatgCCAATCATTACTATCGGCATCCGGTCCCAcgtcgagaaaacatttgatccaCCTGGTGATCTGGCAGTGTGGATTGCAGTGTTTGCTCTGCCGATCAATTCAGCTATCAACCCATTGCTGTATACGCTTTCTACTCCGCAggtaacatgttttttttttgtttctttggaatAG